Proteins found in one Zea mays cultivar B73 chromosome 1, Zm-B73-REFERENCE-NAM-5.0, whole genome shotgun sequence genomic segment:
- the LOC103645104 gene encoding formin-like protein 16, whose translation MEEKKPKQASRARFPSPPPCAQPHTTNTIHQTPPPPPPLIPVPSRARPPPLIPVPSRARPPHPSGPPRLPSPAAAGFISRSCLLRRRPLPPLLLQDKTVEESTDVVTGNISGFPASQFDHSAWAYKGAMVRNMPDDPSQSQHLVQEDLVDVFDILDDLKNDPVQRDLLKEVEKHDVKNVSTFGSTERSIPLSQGFTMPRLYLMTLTFSTHLLSHERHVLKLNL comes from the exons ATGGAAG AAAAAAAGCCGAAACAGGCCTCGCGTGCTCGATTCCCATCTCCCCCTCCCTGCGCACAGCCGCACACCACCAACACCATTCAccagacgccgccgccgccgccgcccctcatcCCTGTCCCGTCCCGCGCGCGGCCGCCGCCCCTCATCCCTGTCCCGTCCCGCGCGCGGCCGCCGCATCCGTCCGGGCCTCCTCGTCTCCCCAGCCCCGCTGCCGCCG GGTTCATCAGCAGAAGCTGCTTGCTCCGCCGCCGCCCTCTTCCTCCTCTACTG TTGCAAGATAAAACAGTTGAAGAAAGTACAGATGTTGTGACTGGAAACATATCTGGTTTTCCTGCCAGCCAATTTGATCATAGTGCATGGGCATACAAGGGTGCCATGGTCAGGAATATGCCAGATGACCCGTCCCAGTCACAACATCTCGTTCAAGAAGATTTAGTTGATGTATTTGACATTTTGGATGACCTGAAGAATGACCCTGTACAGCGTGATTTGTTGAAAGAAGTCGAGAAACACGATGTAAAGAATGTTTCTACATTTGGTTCTACTGAAAGGAGCATCCCCCTGTCCCAAGGTTTCACGATGCCCCG GTTGTACCTGATGACACTGACATTCAGTACACACCTCCTCAGCCACGAGCGACACGTTCTCAAGCTCAACCTCTGA